One Mesoaciditoga lauensis cd-1655R = DSM 25116 genomic window, ATCTTCATGGCTTCTATAACAATGAGCGTTTGAGCGTCTTTAACCACATCACCTGGTTTGACGTTAACCTTTAAAACCACGCCAGACATCGGAGCTGTGATTTCTTCTCCTCCGGTTGTTGCAGTGCTTTCTTGAGAAGGTGCAGAAGGCTGGGAAGAAGATGCTGCAGGATTAGCCGGCGCTTGAGGCACAACTGGCGTCGTGCTTTGAGCACTTTGTGGAGAAGCCGCGGCAGCATTTGCCGTGGCAGGCGAAGTGTTCAAAGAAGCCTGAGCAAGCTGATTCAC contains:
- a CDS encoding biotin/lipoyl-containing protein, encoding MGKKYLIKVNGKMYEVEVEEMGNSQGSQLPVNQLAQASLNTSPATANAAAASPQSAQSTTPVVPQAPANPAASSSQPSAPSQESTATTGGEEITAPMSGVVLKVNVKPGDVVKDAQTLIVIEAMKMENEILAPHDGKIKEVLVKEQQQVEMDQPLLIME